From the Acidobacteriota bacterium genome, the window AGCAGCGCTCCATGAAGCCGATCATGGAGGGCGTCGAGAAGACGAAGCGGCCTTCGGCGGCCAGATGCGGCGCGGCGTGCTTCTCCTCGGTGGGTTCGTCGATCTCGTGCGAGACGCCGGGTTGCAGTTCAGGTTTCATGGGATTCACTCCACTTCCACGATCATTTCCAGTTCCACACAGACGCCCAGCGGCAGCTCGTTGACGCCGACGGCGGCGCGGGCGTGCTTGCCGGCTTCACCGAACAGTTCGCCTAGCAATGTTGACGCCCCGTCCACCACTTTGGGTTGATCGTGGAATCCCGGAGCGGAGGCGACGTAGCCGGTTACTTTCACGATGCGGCGAACATGGTCGAGTGAGCCGGTAACCGACTTCACCGCGGCCAGCGCGTTCAGAGCGCAGAGGCGCGCAGCCTGCTGGCCCTGCCACAGCGTAATGTCGTCGCCCACGTGGCCGTTGTGCTTCAGCTCACCTTTTTCGCGCGGGACCTGGCCGGAAACAAACACCAGGTTGCCGCTGCGCACGGCGGGGATGTAGGCCGCCACGGGAATCGGTGTCGCGGGGAGCGCCAGACCCATCTGCTCGAGTTTTCCTTCGATCAATTTTTCTAAATCCATTTCGAGGATCCTCCGCGTG encodes:
- a CDS encoding RidA family protein is translated as MDLEKLIEGKLEQMGLALPATPIPVAAYIPAVRSGNLVFVSGQVPREKGELKHNGHVGDDITLWQGQQAARLCALNALAAVKSVTGSLDHVRRIVKVTGYVASAPGFHDQPKVVDGASTLLGELFGEAGKHARAAVGVNELPLGVCVELEMIVEVE